The Methanothermobacter sp. genomic sequence ATACTGAGGTTCTCCTCGAATGTGGCTCCACCATCAGCACGGTAGATCACACCCAGCGGAAACTTCCCTGAACCGTAACCCTCAAGGGACTTCTCAAAGGCAAGCGTCCTGTCTGAGGTGTCATGGTCAGTGTAGTAGGTGTTCTCACGGAACCACTGGAACGTGTTGACACGGTTGAAGGTCACACAGGGCTGGAAGATGTCCACGAGAGCATAACCATGGTGTCTGATGGCCTCAACGAGAATGTCCCGGGTCCTCTCAATATCACCTGCAAAGGCCCGGGCAACGAAGGTGGCCCCCAGGGAGATTGCCACTGCAAGGGGATTGAAGGGCTCCTCAAAGACACCGTGAACCTGCACAGGTGTCCTGAAGCCCGGCTGACTGGTGGGGGATGCCTGCCCCTTTGTGAGACCATAGACCATATTGTTATGGACGATGTTTGTTATATCAGGGTTCCTCCTTATGTTGTGGATGAAGTGGTTGCCGCCCTCACCGTACATGCAGCCATCACCGCTAACATCGATAACTGTGAGTTCAGGGTTCACAGCCTTTATTGCCACAGCAGCCGGGAGGGACCTCCCATGGAGACCGTTGAAGTAGTTACACTTGAGGTACTGGGGGAGCTTACCTGCCTGGCCTATACCTGAGACAAGCACCAGCCTCTCAGGTGGTATATCAAGCTCTGCAAGGGCCATCTTGAGGGCCCGGAGAATCGAAAAGTTACCGCAACCAGGACACCATGCCACATCCACATCAAGGTCATAGTCCTCTGGTTTCATGCAAAAACCTCCCCTATGAATTTTCTTATCTCCTCAACACTGAAGGGCATACCATTGTACCTATTGAGTCGATGGTCAACCTCAAAGCCGGCCTCAAGTTTAAGGAGATCAGCAAACTGTCCCCGGTAGTTGTTCTCAACGACAGCTGTCACATCAAATGACTCTAGAAGCTCACGGGTATCAGGTGCCAGGGGGTAGACCTGACTGAAATGCACCATGGTGACCTCGGCATCAGATGACTCAATGGCCTCCCTCACAGGCCAGTAGGTGGAACCCCAGCATATCACTGCACTGGAGTCGTCACCCCAGACCTCAGGTGGGAGTGCATCATCCCTGAGCATTTGAAGGCGCAGATTCCTCTTCTCAACCATCCTCCTTCTTACATCGAGGTCCTCTGTTATGAAGCCGTCCTCATCATGTTCATCTGAATCGACACGTACAAGTCCAGAGCCGTAGCCTGGAATCCCCCGGGGGGAGATACCGTCCTCGGTGAATCTGAACCTCCTGTAACTGGCATCCGTCTCTATGATATGATACTCTGGCTCCACGCTGATTTCGGGTTCAGGGAGGTTGTAGTAGAGGTCTGCCAGGTACTGGTCTGAGAGTATGAAGACGGGTATCTGGTACCTGTCTGCAAGGTTGAATGCATGGGCCGCTATTTCAGGTGCATCCTCCAGTTTTCCAGGGGCGAATATGGCCCTTGCAAACTCCCCTGGTCCAGAGTAGAGGGCCAGGTTCAGGTCCTCCTGGGCCGTCCTCGTGGGGAGACCAACCGCCGGCCCCGGCCTTTGACCGATATATATCACCACAGGGGTCTCTATCATCCCTGCAAGGCCCACAGCCTCCTCCATGAGGGCAAAACCACTCCCTGAGGTTGCAACAAGTGACCTGGCACCTGCATATGACGCCCCAAGGCACATGTTTATGGCTGCAATCTCATCTTCGGCCTGCTCAAATACCATGTCAAATTCATCGGCATTCTCTGCAATGAATATCTGGAGGGGACTTGAGGGGGTCATGGGGTAGGATGACATGAACCTGCACCCCCCTGCTATACACCCGAGGCCCACGGCCTCAGTACCGTTAAGAATTACGTGTTTCCTGACAGAGGGGTCCGGTTCAACAGAAACTTTCAGGTGCTCTTTTAGTTCCTCACCAAGTTCATACCCCTTTCTGCCAGCCCTCAGGTCTGCATCGAGGATCTCAGGCCCCTTCCGCTCAAACAGTGCCCTTACAGCATCATCAAAGACACTCTCTTCTACCCTAAAGAGACGGGCTGCGGCGCCTGCAGCCACAACATTGGCGAATATCCGTCCACCTAGCTTCTCAGCCTCCTCAAGTATGGGCAGGCCCACGGCATCTTCCTCCCCGAAGCTCTCATCTGCAATAATCAGTGTCCCGTTGATTCTCTCCCTAAGGTGGTCCACCGCCCCTGGGCTCAGCGCAAAGAGGACATCGATACGGTCCACAAAGGCCCTCACAGGCCCTGATGAGACCCTTATCAGGGTGGAGTTTTCACCGCCACGCACACGGGACATGTACTCCTTGGAGGAGAATATATGGTAGCCGGTGGCACTGAAGGCCCTTATAAGGAGTGCCTCAACGGTCTGTATCCCCTGCCCTGCCTCACCGCAGAGGACCAGTGCAACATCATCCTTGACCTCTTTCATTAGACATTCACCCCCTTTCTATTTTCACATTCTTTTTCAGGGCTGTGCCCTCAGATTAGCCTCCTGAGATAGCACCTTCGCTCCCTGTTCTTCTCAAGGTACTGCTGGTGGTAGTCCTCGGCCTCATAGAAGGTAGTTGCCGGTTCAATGGCCGTCACGATCCTCCCCCTGAACCTCCCGGACTCCTCAAGCTTCCTCCTTGACTCCACTGCCAGCCTCCTCTGCTCATCGTCATGGTAGAATATCACCGAACGGTACTGCTCACCCACGTCCGGCCCCTGCCTGTTGAGGCTTGTGGGGTCATGGATACTCCAGAAGACATCGAGGAGGTCACTGTAACTTACAATGTCAGGGTCAAAGGTGACCTCAACAACCTCGGCGTGCCCTGTAAGTCCGGTGCATACATCCTCATAGGTGGGGTTTTCCATGTGGCCCCCCATGTACCCCACACGGGTGGATACGACACCCCTGACTCTCCTGAAGGCATCCTCAACTCCCCAGAAGCATCCGGCACCGAAGGTGGCCTTTTTATATCTTCCCATCCATTTCACCTACCTTGATACGTTACCCCGCACCTGGGCCTGGTCTGCGGTGAACCTGAAGGGTGAGCCTCCGCCCCCTGCTATGGAGAATGACATGAGGACACTTCCAGTGGGGTTCTTACGGTAGTCGAATGGTCCTCTGATGGTCCAGGAGTAGGTCTGGTTTCCTATGCTCAGTGTCCACCTCCCCACTTGACCTATGCCCTTGAGGTCATCCGCACCTCTCCGGGGATCACCGACACCACCCTCAATCGTGAAGCTGGTTCCGGCACTCATACGGCCGAGGTTGAAGGTTCTGCTTGACCCTGGCTGGAGAAGGAAGAAATAGTTTCCGGGATCCCCTGATATGATGTGCCTGCTTCCGCCACCAGTGGTGTTATTGGCCTCATAGATAAAGACGCTTTTTGATGGGCCTATGTTGGTTATGGTGAGCTTCACCTCAACTGTCTCATTCCCTGAAACCTTGAAGTAGGAGCTGTATATGTAGAGGGCTGCAACCGCTATTATTATGATGGCTGCAAAAAGAAGTATGTACTCCGCACCCCCCTGTCCACCTCTATCCTTCATTATCATGTAAAATATATATTGTATGATTATTTATATAAAACTGAGGTGTGGTAATGGGACCCGGGGCAGCTTCTGAAACTCCGCCTGTGAGCATGGAGGTTATATTAACTGCGGTGGCCGTGACCCTTGCGGTTG encodes the following:
- a CDS encoding thiamine pyrophosphate-dependent enzyme, whose product is MKPEDYDLDVDVAWCPGCGNFSILRALKMALAELDIPPERLVLVSGIGQAGKLPQYLKCNYFNGLHGRSLPAAVAIKAVNPELTVIDVSGDGCMYGEGGNHFIHNIRRNPDITNIVHNNMVYGLTKGQASPTSQPGFRTPVQVHGVFEEPFNPLAVAISLGATFVARAFAGDIERTRDILVEAIRHHGYALVDIFQPCVTFNRVNTFQWFRENTYYTDHDTSDRTLAFEKSLEGYGSGKFPLGVIYRADGGATFEENLSIYSDDKTPLWKRRHDPGKLKTLLESKMML
- a CDS encoding 2-oxoacid:acceptor oxidoreductase subunit alpha; the encoded protein is MKEVKDDVALVLCGEAGQGIQTVEALLIRAFSATGYHIFSSKEYMSRVRGGENSTLIRVSSGPVRAFVDRIDVLFALSPGAVDHLRERINGTLIIADESFGEEDAVGLPILEEAEKLGGRIFANVVAAGAAARLFRVEESVFDDAVRALFERKGPEILDADLRAGRKGYELGEELKEHLKVSVEPDPSVRKHVILNGTEAVGLGCIAGGCRFMSSYPMTPSSPLQIFIAENADEFDMVFEQAEDEIAAINMCLGASYAGARSLVATSGSGFALMEEAVGLAGMIETPVVIYIGQRPGPAVGLPTRTAQEDLNLALYSGPGEFARAIFAPGKLEDAPEIAAHAFNLADRYQIPVFILSDQYLADLYYNLPEPEISVEPEYHIIETDASYRRFRFTEDGISPRGIPGYGSGLVRVDSDEHDEDGFITEDLDVRRRMVEKRNLRLQMLRDDALPPEVWGDDSSAVICWGSTYWPVREAIESSDAEVTMVHFSQVYPLAPDTRELLESFDVTAVVENNYRGQFADLLKLEAGFEVDHRLNRYNGMPFSVEEIRKFIGEVFA
- the msrA gene encoding peptide-methionine (S)-S-oxide reductase MsrA → MGRYKKATFGAGCFWGVEDAFRRVRGVVSTRVGYMGGHMENPTYEDVCTGLTGHAEVVEVTFDPDIVSYSDLLDVFWSIHDPTSLNRQGPDVGEQYRSVIFYHDDEQRRLAVESRRKLEESGRFRGRIVTAIEPATTFYEAEDYHQQYLEKNRERRCYLRRLI
- a CDS encoding class III signal peptide-containing protein; amino-acid sequence: MIMKDRGGQGGAEYILLFAAIIIIAVAALYIYSSYFKVSGNETVEVKLTITNIGPSKSVFIYEANNTTGGGSRHIISGDPGNYFFLLQPGSSRTFNLGRMSAGTSFTIEGGVGDPRRGADDLKGIGQVGRWTLSIGNQTYSWTIRGPFDYRKNPTGSVLMSFSIAGGGGSPFRFTADQAQVRGNVSR